In Streptomyces asoensis, a single genomic region encodes these proteins:
- a CDS encoding quaternary amine ABC transporter ATP-binding protein, with protein MSSRLEAEHLYKVFGRRPRQAVERLREGADREELRADGATAAVIDASFTVEPGEIFVVMGLSGSGKSTLLRTLNGLLEPTSGRVLFDGRDLTALDGRDLREVRSRKISMVFQHFALFPHRSVLDNAAYGLAVQGVPRREREERAAEALRLCGLAGWETSWPDELSGGMQQRVGLARALATDADLLLMDESFSALDPLIRRDMQDQLLTLQQTLKKTIVFITHDLNEAMRLGDRIAVMRDGRIVQTGTAQDILMRPANDYVASFVRDVDRSRVLTASAVMETAVRGDEADCGCETATPDTPFTALCALSARLTHPVAVLDGKRELVGVVPGQRLVRFLGDEEGATTACEGPRGGGKKVTARA; from the coding sequence GTGTCCTCCAGGCTTGAGGCCGAGCACCTGTACAAGGTGTTCGGCAGAAGACCGCGGCAGGCAGTCGAGCGGCTCCGGGAGGGAGCCGACCGGGAGGAACTCCGGGCCGACGGCGCCACCGCCGCCGTCATCGACGCCTCCTTCACCGTGGAACCGGGCGAGATCTTCGTCGTCATGGGCCTGTCGGGCTCGGGGAAGTCCACCCTGCTGCGCACGCTCAACGGGCTGCTGGAGCCGACCTCCGGCCGGGTCCTGTTCGACGGCCGGGACCTGACCGCCCTCGACGGGCGTGACCTGCGCGAGGTCCGTTCTAGGAAGATCAGCATGGTCTTCCAGCACTTCGCGCTCTTCCCGCACCGCAGCGTCCTGGACAACGCCGCCTACGGGCTGGCCGTCCAGGGCGTCCCCCGCCGCGAACGCGAGGAGCGCGCCGCCGAGGCGCTGCGGCTGTGCGGACTGGCCGGCTGGGAGACGTCCTGGCCGGACGAGCTGTCCGGCGGCATGCAGCAGCGCGTCGGCCTGGCCCGCGCCCTCGCCACCGACGCCGACCTGCTGCTGATGGACGAGTCCTTCAGCGCGCTGGACCCGCTGATCCGCCGCGACATGCAGGACCAGCTCCTGACGCTCCAGCAGACGCTGAAGAAGACCATCGTCTTCATCACCCACGACCTCAACGAGGCCATGCGCCTGGGCGACCGGATCGCCGTCATGCGCGACGGCCGCATCGTGCAGACCGGCACCGCGCAGGACATCCTGATGCGCCCCGCGAACGACTACGTCGCCTCCTTCGTCCGCGACGTCGACCGCTCGCGCGTGCTGACCGCCTCCGCCGTCATGGAGACCGCCGTGCGCGGCGACGAGGCCGACTGCGGCTGCGAGACCGCCACCCCCGACACCCCGTTCACCGCGCTGTGCGCGCTCAGCGCCCGCCTGACGCACCCGGTCGCCGTCCTCGACGGGAAACGGGAACTCGTCGGCGTCGTGCCGGGACAGCGCCTCGTGCGCTTCCTCGGCGACGAGGAGGGTGCGACGACGGCCTGCGAAGGCCCGCGCGGCGGCGGGAAGAAGGTGACGGCCCGTGCCTAG